One window of Candidatus Neomarinimicrobiota bacterium genomic DNA carries:
- a CDS encoding electron transfer flavoprotein subunit beta/FixA family protein produces MKIAVLIKQVPGSDSPLQVNAESNWIDEGTVAFEMNESDSYALEEAMQIKEKSGGGEVVAICMGPDRVQKIIREALAKGADYGMHIKEEDNGDSDPLVTAALLSESLKSEDFDLVLSGLQSDDLGFGQIGVLIGEMLGMSTATLVMATEVSDGSIRVKRELESGWFQWVTLPIPASLSIQSGLNQPRYPSLKGIMGAKKKEIKLIEKSELNGTSAKQSLANFRVPQASKQTEMIEGTADQAVDRIMEVLKSELRVL; encoded by the coding sequence ATGAAAATAGCAGTATTAATTAAACAAGTTCCGGGGTCCGATTCTCCACTTCAGGTAAACGCGGAATCAAATTGGATTGACGAAGGCACAGTTGCTTTCGAAATGAATGAAAGTGATTCATACGCTTTGGAAGAAGCTATGCAAATAAAAGAAAAATCTGGTGGCGGAGAGGTGGTTGCCATTTGCATGGGTCCAGATCGGGTTCAAAAAATAATCCGCGAAGCACTTGCAAAAGGTGCAGACTATGGGATGCATATCAAGGAAGAAGATAATGGAGACTCCGATCCGCTTGTGACAGCTGCATTGCTTTCAGAATCTTTGAAGTCTGAAGATTTTGATCTGGTCTTGTCTGGCCTCCAATCTGATGATCTTGGTTTCGGCCAAATAGGTGTTCTCATTGGTGAAATGTTAGGAATGTCAACGGCGACTTTGGTCATGGCAACCGAAGTTTCAGACGGCAGTATTCGGGTAAAGCGCGAGCTTGAATCCGGTTGGTTTCAGTGGGTAACTCTACCGATTCCAGCAAGTCTTTCGATTCAGTCCGGATTGAACCAGCCACGATATCCTTCACTAAAAGGCATCATGGGAGCGAAGAAGAAGGAAATTAAATTGATTGAAAAATCCGAATTAAACGGGACATCGGCAAAGCAGTCTTTAGCAAATTTCCGCGTGCCTCAAGCATCAAAACAAACTGAAATGATAGAAGGCACAGCGGATCAGGCAGTAGATAGGATAATGGAAGTGCTAAAATCAGAATTGAGGGTTCTATAA
- a CDS encoding DASS family sodium-coupled anion symporter, with translation MRNKLGLIIGISVFALLLLLPPPQGMDPNGMRAAAVSALMAIFWITEAIPIFATAFIPIALFPLLGILNAKDIAGAYGHHIVLLILGAFFVARAIEANQLHKRIALGTIKLIGTSRQRIVLSFMIATALLSMWTSNNSTTLMMLPIGLAIIQHEKTHGSSDPGFSAGLMLAIAYSASIGGTGTLVGTPPNLQFVSTMKEIFPDSPEVVFLDWMKIGIPFVIVFLPIAWFYLIKYFRIEGGLSGSDKIIDDEYKALGRMSTAEKRVALISVLYALGFIFRRNLIIGDMIIPGWSDVLGVESYTKDATVAFLAAFALFILPTGSKKGTGHKKRLLEWKDAQSIPWGIPMLIGGGLAIASAFRESGLVSWIGNSLDLTGIPIFVVILIIVACMVFLTEINSNAATAAVFLPILAGLSKAGGFHPFLLMVPATIAASCAFMLPSGTGPNASILASGHVSIPEMAKCGFGLNFLAIVVIVLLIYFVIIPVFGLANNVPVWMNL, from the coding sequence ATGAGAAATAAACTCGGTCTAATCATTGGTATATCAGTTTTTGCTCTGCTTCTTTTGCTTCCTCCACCTCAAGGGATGGATCCAAACGGGATGAGGGCAGCGGCAGTATCTGCATTGATGGCTATTTTTTGGATCACGGAAGCTATCCCAATTTTTGCGACAGCCTTCATTCCAATTGCATTGTTCCCTTTACTCGGAATTCTAAATGCAAAAGATATTGCCGGGGCATATGGGCATCATATTGTCTTACTTATATTAGGTGCATTTTTTGTGGCGAGAGCGATAGAAGCCAATCAATTGCACAAGAGGATTGCACTTGGAACAATTAAATTGATTGGAACCAGTCGTCAGAGAATTGTTCTCAGTTTTATGATAGCAACAGCGTTGCTATCAATGTGGACATCCAATAATTCTACTACCCTTATGATGCTCCCCATTGGGCTTGCAATTATTCAACATGAAAAAACACACGGTTCTTCCGATCCAGGGTTTAGCGCGGGACTCATGTTAGCCATCGCGTATTCAGCAAGTATTGGCGGAACAGGTACGCTGGTTGGGACTCCTCCGAATCTCCAGTTTGTTAGCACAATGAAAGAAATTTTCCCTGATTCTCCGGAAGTCGTCTTTTTGGATTGGATGAAAATTGGCATTCCCTTTGTAATTGTTTTCCTGCCGATTGCTTGGTTTTATCTGATAAAATATTTTCGTATTGAAGGTGGCTTGAGTGGTTCAGACAAAATTATTGATGATGAATACAAAGCGCTTGGTAGAATGTCAACTGCTGAAAAACGTGTCGCACTAATTAGTGTGTTATATGCACTTGGTTTCATTTTTCGCAGGAATCTTATCATAGGCGATATGATCATTCCGGGATGGTCTGATGTCTTGGGTGTTGAATCCTATACAAAGGATGCAACTGTTGCATTTTTGGCTGCTTTCGCTTTATTTATTTTACCAACAGGATCAAAGAAGGGAACCGGTCACAAAAAACGCCTACTGGAATGGAAAGACGCTCAATCTATACCATGGGGAATTCCAATGCTCATCGGTGGAGGGCTTGCTATTGCGTCAGCATTCCGGGAATCAGGATTGGTTTCTTGGATTGGAAATAGTCTCGATTTAACAGGAATACCTATATTTGTGGTTATCCTAATCATAGTTGCTTGTATGGTCTTCCTAACGGAAATCAATTCAAACGCCGCAACTGCTGCTGTCTTTTTACCCATCTTGGCGGGATTATCAAAAGCAGGTGGGTTTCATCCGTTTTTATTAATGGTGCCTGCCACCATTGCTGCATCCTGTGCATTTATGCTTCCATCCGGAACGGGCCCTAATGCTAGCATTCTTGCGAGTGGTCATGTGTCAATCCCAGAAATGGCGAAATGTGGGTTTGGGTTAAATTTTCTAGCTATTGTTGTCATTGTTTTGCTTATATATTTTGTTATAATCCCAGTATTTGGGCTTGCCAATAATGTACCTGTTTGGATGAATTTGTAA
- a CDS encoding T9SS type A sorting domain-containing protein — protein sequence MRKQLLTGITLALVLSASLPAESIQGNFDLNYVTVHYTYEVRDSSSADDSLATYAITASWPSSASPMYTHTLKGFSVGDTIATTLVPLVTPELLAAFGYILTGDPTAPGVALNIDMNDNGRFTINDGSTYPTTSTINCSTAAVIPNVAEFGTWLSTQGFTDPTDSKAYKMGWGITLSGIFAQFQPADLINDTLGVQFGPGTAMENWGMLTAHYSDDAHTQLSWLDVYWEAHDGVSSGLGVDSEGKFNGHTGVPVVSVDTTTIPYIASLNPAINVSTDYGMLGGPGIKTDSVGATGDTVYTGVFPANHGYLFDPMGDDGIPFSGDEALQFTGYYFTKNFLTAAGTFGAVATPIITANPLDFDSAFTAAATAIAYTFAATAADSAAAPTIGAGVGAAMTASVAADLSNLGAISASGPTQSLGGLASALASGAFSVNVNDSDHDMLLDGTTANGRLIYEVDNVCIPDNTTQRVNPHFLYTGVMSVDRDAPIASEFKLLGNYPNPFNPVTKIKFALDRFSDVTVKIYSLLGEEVATLYQGNLVAGTYDVKWSGKDNQGYSVPSGVYFYEVKSDNRTAQGKMLLLK from the coding sequence ATGAGAAAACAATTGCTAACAGGTATTACTCTAGCACTCGTGCTGTCTGCTTCATTGCCGGCAGAATCAATTCAAGGGAATTTTGACTTGAATTACGTAACTGTTCACTACACATACGAAGTTCGTGACTCATCTAGTGCTGACGACTCACTTGCTACTTACGCCATAACAGCATCGTGGCCAAGCTCAGCAAGTCCGATGTACACGCACACTTTAAAAGGTTTTTCGGTTGGAGACACTATTGCAACTACTTTAGTTCCTTTAGTAACTCCCGAATTATTAGCTGCTTTTGGTTACATTTTAACCGGTGATCCTACCGCGCCAGGTGTAGCTCTGAATATTGATATGAACGACAATGGAAGATTTACTATCAATGATGGGAGTACATATCCAACAACATCAACCATTAATTGTTCAACCGCTGCGGTTATTCCAAACGTTGCTGAATTTGGAACTTGGTTAAGCACCCAGGGCTTTACAGATCCAACTGATTCTAAAGCCTATAAAATGGGGTGGGGTATTACTCTTTCCGGGATTTTTGCTCAATTTCAACCTGCGGATCTAATTAATGATACTTTAGGTGTTCAATTTGGACCAGGTACTGCGATGGAAAACTGGGGAATGTTAACGGCTCACTATAGTGATGATGCCCATACACAACTTAGTTGGCTTGATGTTTATTGGGAAGCACACGACGGCGTCAGTAGTGGTTTGGGTGTAGATAGTGAAGGGAAATTTAACGGACATACTGGGGTTCCTGTTGTTTCTGTAGATACAACAACTATCCCATATATTGCTTCATTAAACCCTGCCATAAATGTATCAACAGATTACGGTATGCTTGGTGGTCCAGGTATTAAAACGGATTCAGTAGGTGCGACAGGAGATACAGTCTATACAGGCGTTTTCCCTGCCAATCATGGATACCTGTTCGATCCTATGGGTGATGATGGGATTCCATTTTCCGGCGATGAAGCATTGCAATTTACGGGATATTATTTTACTAAAAATTTCCTGACAGCTGCCGGTACGTTCGGAGCGGTCGCAACACCTATTATCACTGCAAATCCCCTTGACTTTGATAGCGCTTTTACCGCTGCAGCAACTGCAATAGCCTATACTTTTGCAGCAACAGCTGCAGATAGTGCTGCCGCACCTACAATTGGTGCAGGTGTTGGTGCCGCAATGACTGCATCGGTCGCCGCTGATTTGAGTAATTTGGGTGCCATTTCAGCATCTGGACCAACACAATCGCTCGGTGGCCTTGCAAGTGCTTTAGCAAGTGGCGCCTTCAGCGTGAATGTAAATGACTCTGATCATGATATGCTCTTAGATGGTACCACAGCAAATGGCAGATTGATTTACGAGGTTGACAATGTTTGTATTCCAGATAATACTACTCAACGAGTTAATCCTCATTTCCTATATACTGGAGTTATGAGTGTGGATCGTGATGCGCCTATTGCAAGCGAGTTTAAGCTCTTGGGTAATTATCCAAATCCATTCAATCCAGTTACCAAAATCAAATTCGCGCTTGATAGATTCTCAGATGTAACAGTGAAAATCTATTCACTCCTTGGTGAAGAAGTTGCCACACTCTATCAAGGCAATCTGGTAGCCGGTACATACGATGTAAAATGGTCTGGTAAAGACAATCAGGGATACAGCGTCCCAAGTGGTGTGTATTTTTATGAAGTAAAATCTGATAATCGCACTGCACAGGGCAAAATGTTGTTGCTTAAATAA